A single Thermosynechococcus vestitus BP-1 DNA region contains:
- a CDS encoding PAP/fibrillin family protein, which produces MAKAELLMAIAGLNRGILATPRDRKQVAALAASLEGMNPTLEPLNAPEKLAGDWRLIYTSSQALLALDRSPLVKLGQIYQCIRPQQQRIYNIAELYGLPFLEGIISVLARFEPLTQQRVQVYFERSIVGLRQWLNYYSPSQFIPQLDSRQPLLALDVSLNSNDQQGWLDITYLDEDLRISRGNEGSLFVLTRV; this is translated from the coding sequence GTGGCAAAAGCAGAGCTATTGATGGCGATCGCTGGCCTGAATCGAGGCATTTTAGCCACACCGCGCGATCGCAAACAGGTGGCTGCCCTTGCCGCGTCCCTTGAAGGCATGAATCCCACTTTGGAGCCCCTGAATGCCCCTGAAAAACTAGCTGGGGATTGGCGACTGATCTACACTAGCAGTCAGGCGCTTCTTGCCTTAGATCGCTCTCCCCTCGTGAAGCTGGGGCAAATTTATCAGTGCATTCGTCCGCAGCAGCAGCGCATCTACAATATTGCTGAACTCTATGGGTTGCCCTTCCTGGAGGGGATTATCAGTGTGTTGGCGCGGTTCGAACCCCTGACCCAACAGCGGGTACAGGTGTACTTTGAACGCTCCATTGTTGGCCTGCGCCAGTGGCTGAATTACTACTCCCCCTCCCAATTCATTCCCCAACTCGACAGCCGTCAGCCGCTGCTGGCCCTAGATGTGTCCCTCAACAGCAATGATCAACAGGGCTGGCTTGACATTACCTACCTCGATGAAGATTTGCGCATTAGCCGCGGCAATGAAGGCAGCCTCTTTGTCTTGACCCGGGTTTAG